Proteins co-encoded in one Sulfurospirillum arsenophilum NBRC 109478 genomic window:
- the ppsA gene encoding phosphoenolpyruvate synthase, whose protein sequence is MRFIRFFNELHIGDIPLVGGKNASLGEMYQKLSTKGIKIPNGFATTSEAYHLLLKENGIKEKIEKILTGLDISDTLSLQERGRAIRELILASTLPEQLIKELRSAYHMLSQEYGTENIDVAVRSSGTAEDLPDASFAGQQETFLNINTPEKLLESVKRCYASLFTDRAISYRTSRGFDHFKVALSVGVQKMVRSDKSSSGIIFTIDTESGSENLILINSIWGLGENVVSGKVNADEFFVFKPTLKKGLNTILKRSLGSKKEKMLYSDEAHTINVPTTEEEQNHFSITDTEVMILAHQALIIEEYYKRPMDIEWAKDGLDGKLYIVQARPETVQSKLQNNISIEKYALNSTKDLKLITSGRAVGDKIGSGEVKVIHNTSEFALFKAGDVLVADTTNPDWEPIMKKASAVVTNRGSRTCHAAIVAREIGVPAVVGCGNATEVLSNTQKVTVSCAQGDEGHIYEGEIAFTCKTIDLSSLKQTKTKLMMNVGNPAEAFNFAKMPNDGVGLARMEFIMSHSINAHPMALVNMNKGNSVQDEGAIRTFMNPYTDAKEFFLQKISEGVGMIAAAFYPKPVIIRTSDFKSNEYRNMPGGLAYEAEEENPMIGFRGASRYYDESYKEAYAWECEALKRVRDDMGLTNVIIMIPFVRTPEEGQKVINIMNAKGLVQGVNGLQIYAMCEIPANVIIADQFLKIFDGYSIGSNDLTQLVLGVDRESGMIAHIFNERNDAVTKMLKMAIDACKVRGKYIGICGQAPSDYPEITEFLVKNGIDSISLNPDSLYKMHQVVENLEESLR, encoded by the coding sequence ATGCGTTTTATTCGTTTCTTCAATGAACTTCATATTGGCGATATTCCCCTTGTTGGCGGGAAAAATGCCAGCCTAGGTGAAATGTACCAAAAGTTATCTACCAAAGGCATCAAAATCCCCAATGGTTTTGCGACAACCAGCGAGGCTTACCATCTGTTACTCAAAGAAAATGGCATTAAAGAGAAGATCGAAAAGATTCTAACAGGTTTAGATATCTCCGACACGCTTTCGCTTCAAGAGCGTGGTCGTGCCATTCGTGAACTTATCTTGGCATCAACACTTCCTGAACAGCTTATCAAAGAGCTACGAAGTGCTTACCACATGCTTTCCCAAGAATATGGTACAGAAAATATCGACGTAGCGGTGCGTTCATCTGGAACAGCCGAAGATCTACCCGATGCCAGTTTTGCTGGGCAACAAGAGACATTCTTGAACATTAACACGCCAGAGAAACTCTTAGAGAGTGTAAAGCGTTGTTACGCTTCCTTGTTTACAGATCGTGCCATTAGTTACCGAACGAGTCGTGGGTTTGACCATTTTAAAGTCGCTCTCTCAGTCGGTGTTCAAAAGATGGTACGAAGCGATAAGTCTAGCAGTGGCATTATCTTTACCATCGACACCGAGAGTGGTTCTGAAAATCTCATCTTGATTAACTCCATCTGGGGTCTGGGTGAAAACGTCGTCAGTGGTAAAGTCAATGCCGATGAATTTTTTGTTTTTAAGCCGACTCTAAAAAAAGGGCTCAATACCATTTTAAAACGCTCACTAGGCAGTAAAAAAGAGAAAATGCTTTACAGCGACGAAGCTCATACCATCAATGTGCCCACAACAGAGGAAGAGCAAAATCATTTTTCCATCACGGATACGGAAGTGATGATTTTAGCGCATCAAGCACTGATTATTGAAGAGTATTATAAACGCCCGATGGACATAGAATGGGCAAAAGATGGACTTGATGGCAAACTCTACATCGTTCAAGCACGCCCTGAGACGGTTCAAAGTAAACTTCAAAATAACATCTCCATCGAAAAATATGCCCTAAATAGTACGAAAGATTTAAAGCTTATCACCTCTGGTCGTGCCGTCGGCGATAAGATAGGCAGTGGCGAAGTCAAAGTCATTCATAACACCTCAGAATTTGCCCTTTTCAAAGCAGGAGATGTATTGGTTGCCGATACGACCAATCCTGATTGGGAACCTATCATGAAAAAGGCCTCTGCTGTTGTTACAAATCGAGGTAGCAGAACGTGTCATGCCGCTATTGTTGCTCGTGAGATTGGTGTACCTGCGGTGGTCGGTTGTGGTAATGCTACCGAAGTGTTAAGCAATACTCAAAAAGTAACCGTCAGTTGCGCACAGGGAGATGAAGGACATATATACGAAGGGGAAATTGCCTTTACATGTAAAACGATAGACCTCAGTTCTTTAAAGCAAACAAAGACAAAACTGATGATGAATGTGGGTAATCCCGCGGAAGCGTTTAACTTTGCTAAAATGCCCAATGATGGTGTAGGACTAGCACGTATGGAGTTTATAATGAGCCATTCCATTAATGCTCATCCAATGGCACTGGTGAATATGAACAAGGGAAATTCTGTGCAAGATGAAGGTGCAATTAGAACTTTTATGAACCCCTACACCGATGCTAAAGAGTTCTTTTTGCAAAAGATTAGTGAAGGTGTTGGCATGATTGCTGCGGCTTTTTACCCAAAACCCGTCATCATTCGCACCAGTGATTTTAAAAGTAACGAATACCGCAATATGCCAGGAGGTCTTGCTTACGAAGCCGAGGAAGAAAACCCCATGATAGGCTTTCGTGGCGCTAGCAGATACTACGATGAAAGTTACAAAGAGGCGTATGCTTGGGAGTGTGAAGCGCTCAAGCGCGTAAGAGATGATATGGGGCTAACAAATGTCATCATTATGATTCCGTTTGTCAGAACTCCTGAAGAAGGACAAAAGGTTATCAATATTATGAACGCTAAAGGGTTAGTACAAGGTGTCAATGGGCTTCAAATCTACGCCATGTGCGAGATACCTGCCAATGTCATCATAGCAGATCAATTTTTGAAAATCTTTGATGGTTATTCGATTGGTTCAAACGACCTTACACAACTTGTGTTAGGTGTCGATAGAGAGAGTGGGATGATTGCTCATATCTTTAATGAGCGCAACGATGCAGTGACTAAAATGCTAAAAATGGCAATAGATGCGTGCAAAGTTAGAGGAAAATACATCGGTATTTGCGGGCAAGCGCCATCAGACTACCCTGAAATTACGGAGTTTTTAGTTAAAAATGGGATAGATTCAATCTCTTTAAACCCTGATTCACTGTATAAAATGCATCAAGTGGTTGAAAATTTGGAAGAGAGTTTACGCTAA
- a CDS encoding MipA/OmpV family protein, which yields MKNKLMLLLSVLLTHLYATDDPSLQVGVGVSTSTSPYKGVSSVTMPLPDIELTYKSAFIEGINMGYNVYDTKTLQIGVILLPVLAGYQGKDSNDLKGMDNRNMSLEGGLRMKYNFENSFLSSTVSRDVSGTTDGYTVNAAYNYTLLETENSGLSIYAGAEYLSDKKSNYYYGVKAKEATLARPSYHTDGALNPFIGLTQIFAFSETWSIIANVEYKKFDSAIYKSPIVDDHYQVAGYLSIMYTFLP from the coding sequence ATGAAAAACAAGCTTATGCTATTGCTATCTGTTTTACTCACACATTTATATGCAACAGATGATCCATCGTTGCAAGTAGGTGTTGGTGTATCAACGAGTACAAGCCCTTACAAAGGCGTGTCAAGTGTTACAATGCCCTTACCTGATATTGAGCTTACTTACAAAAGCGCTTTTATTGAAGGCATTAATATGGGATATAACGTTTACGATACCAAAACTTTACAAATTGGAGTTATCCTACTTCCCGTACTTGCAGGCTATCAAGGTAAAGATAGTAATGACTTAAAAGGTATGGATAATCGCAATATGTCATTGGAAGGAGGTCTTCGAATGAAATACAATTTTGAGAATAGCTTTTTAAGCAGTACTGTTTCGCGAGATGTCAGTGGTACAACGGATGGTTATACCGTTAATGCGGCGTATAACTACACACTTTTAGAGACAGAAAATTCAGGTTTGTCCATCTACGCGGGCGCAGAATACCTCAGTGATAAGAAAAGCAATTATTACTACGGTGTCAAAGCGAAAGAAGCCACCTTAGCACGTCCAAGTTACCATACAGACGGTGCACTCAACCCCTTCATTGGTTTAACACAAATCTTTGCCTTTAGCGAAACATGGTCCATCATTGCCAATGTCGAATATAAGAAATTTGACAGTGCAATTTATAAAAGCCCTATTGTAGATGATCATTATCAGGTAGCTGGGTACTTGTCTATTATGTATACATTCTTACCGTAA
- a CDS encoding helix-turn-helix transcriptional regulator, translated as MFLDTGMPPQGDYAKAFPKNPALLSYIHSYVSIISEVEDTKEQYITRFFPSFMTQFVFDFYGSLNEVVEEGSYQLDIDKGTYVKSGIGTWMDFFQKESLSRKRLVKSFKVTLYPHVLYEVFGISPFEIKDEELSINDIWGEQEGALLFEELESMNTAEGMIVIFERYFIKQLSKRHFSPKNISSYLVSGHAYPTLKILSKECGYSERWIQKQYLEVFGESFKHIQNNTRFIKTLRFMNSAVLRGESHLKFVSIAYECGYFDQTHFIKEFKKFTGLTPSYYFHSFREKIPLSWLW; from the coding sequence ATGTTTTTAGACACGGGAATGCCACCACAAGGTGATTATGCCAAAGCATTTCCAAAAAATCCAGCCCTTTTATCCTATATTCATTCGTATGTCTCTATCATCAGTGAAGTAGAAGACACGAAAGAACAGTATATTACGCGCTTTTTCCCCTCATTTATGACGCAGTTTGTTTTTGATTTTTATGGAAGTTTGAATGAAGTTGTAGAAGAGGGGAGTTACCAACTGGACATTGACAAAGGAACGTACGTTAAAAGTGGCATTGGCACATGGATGGACTTTTTCCAAAAAGAGAGTTTATCGCGCAAGCGATTGGTGAAGAGTTTTAAAGTGACACTTTATCCGCATGTTCTCTATGAAGTATTTGGAATTTCTCCTTTTGAAATTAAAGATGAAGAGCTGAGCATCAATGATATCTGGGGAGAACAAGAAGGAGCATTACTTTTTGAAGAGTTAGAGTCGATGAATACTGCAGAGGGCATGATCGTTATATTTGAGCGCTACTTTATAAAACAGTTATCGAAAAGACATTTTTCTCCAAAAAATATTTCATCGTATCTTGTGAGTGGACACGCTTATCCAACGTTGAAAATATTATCCAAAGAGTGTGGGTACAGCGAGCGATGGATACAAAAACAGTATCTTGAAGTTTTTGGTGAATCGTTTAAACACATACAAAACAATACACGTTTTATCAAAACATTACGGTTTATGAATAGTGCTGTTTTACGAGGAGAAAGTCACCTCAAATTCGTCTCGATAGCTTACGAGTGTGGCTACTTCGATCAGACACATTTTATTAAAGAGTTTAAGAAATTTACGGGGCTGACACCCTCTTATTATTTCCATAGCTTTAGAGAGAAAATTCCGCTTTCATGGCTTTGGTAA